In the Victivallis sp. Marseille-Q1083 genome, one interval contains:
- a CDS encoding sialate O-acetylesterase yields MLELSGLFSDHAVLQREMPIAIWGWAAPGTTVEANLGEGRAVGFGRTGDDGKFLIRLAPQPAGGPWKLEVKQGRERIELQDLYIGEVWLAGGQSNMEMPLGGFQTPIPEAEAIEFGAPVRMITLPRVAELSRTTRVRARWTRPENRETLLRWSAAGAYFASRLSRELKIPVGIVASNWGGTIAEAWISRETLLANPDTAAKVTEYELFVSSPAYREIVEKAGVDSPEFATLSPEDRMARLVSSQVPTYPPNRGVAAGWAATDCDDRDWPEMKVPDCWQTQKDMDFSGVVWFRREVEIPAAWAGRRLILAPGAVDKHDVTYFNGVEVGATGTGLETGHWNVPRHYPVAPELVRPGRAVIAVRAYSFLFGGGLVGPASEMKLYCAESPEPAIPLAGAWRYRTELNLGGPRRNLVGTGCPNSYSILYDSMIHPLLPCAMRGVIWYQGESNEEHPELYARLMTDLIGDWRRAWGNPHLAFYQVLLASFRRTGNPAWPLIREAQIQAAEATGTGYASAVDTGDETDIHPLDKRTIGERLALRALADTYGCPVEGEGPTLAEVHLTENAVELLFSHAAGLFARGEPAGFELAGADGTFRQAAARIAGNRVLLSFPDGNRPCRVRYAWSENAREANCYNGAGLPMVPFRAPC; encoded by the coding sequence ATGTTGGAATTATCCGGACTGTTTTCCGATCACGCGGTGTTGCAGCGGGAAATGCCGATCGCAATCTGGGGCTGGGCGGCGCCCGGCACGACAGTTGAAGCAAACCTCGGAGAAGGCCGGGCGGTCGGATTCGGCCGGACCGGCGACGACGGCAAGTTTCTGATCCGTCTGGCGCCGCAACCGGCCGGCGGCCCGTGGAAGCTGGAAGTGAAGCAGGGCCGGGAACGCATCGAATTGCAGGACCTTTACATCGGTGAAGTCTGGCTGGCCGGCGGTCAATCGAATATGGAGATGCCGCTGGGCGGTTTCCAGACGCCGATCCCGGAAGCGGAAGCCATTGAATTCGGCGCGCCGGTACGTATGATCACGCTGCCGCGGGTAGCCGAACTCAGCCGGACAACCCGGGTGCGGGCCCGGTGGACGCGTCCGGAAAATCGGGAAACGCTGTTGCGCTGGAGTGCGGCGGGAGCGTATTTCGCGTCACGGCTTTCCCGCGAACTGAAAATCCCGGTGGGAATCGTGGCATCCAACTGGGGCGGAACCATTGCCGAAGCCTGGATCAGCCGGGAAACCCTGCTGGCCAATCCCGACACCGCTGCCAAAGTGACCGAATATGAATTGTTCGTTTCAAGTCCCGCTTATCGGGAAATCGTCGAAAAAGCCGGAGTCGACTCACCGGAATTCGCGACGCTTTCCCCGGAGGACCGGATGGCCCGGCTGGTTTCGAGCCAGGTTCCGACATACCCGCCGAACCGGGGCGTGGCCGCCGGCTGGGCGGCAACGGATTGCGATGACCGGGACTGGCCGGAGATGAAAGTGCCGGATTGCTGGCAAACCCAGAAGGATATGGACTTTTCCGGCGTGGTATGGTTCCGCCGCGAGGTGGAAATTCCGGCCGCCTGGGCGGGCCGCCGCCTGATTCTGGCTCCCGGCGCGGTGGACAAGCACGATGTCACTTATTTCAACGGAGTTGAAGTAGGCGCCACCGGGACCGGCTTGGAAACCGGCCATTGGAACGTGCCGCGTCATTATCCGGTCGCGCCGGAGCTGGTCAGGCCGGGCCGGGCGGTCATCGCGGTACGCGCTTATTCCTTCCTGTTCGGCGGCGGTCTGGTCGGTCCAGCTTCGGAGATGAAACTCTATTGCGCCGAGTCGCCGGAACCGGCGATTCCGCTGGCCGGCGCGTGGCGCTACCGGACCGAACTCAATCTGGGCGGCCCCCGGCGGAACCTTGTGGGAACCGGCTGTCCGAACAGCTACTCCATCCTTTACGACAGCATGATCCATCCGCTGCTGCCCTGCGCGATGCGGGGCGTGATCTGGTATCAGGGCGAATCCAACGAGGAACACCCGGAATTATATGCGCGTTTGATGACCGACCTGATCGGGGATTGGCGGCGGGCCTGGGGCAACCCTCATCTGGCCTTTTACCAGGTATTGCTGGCCTCCTTCCGCCGCACCGGCAATCCGGCCTGGCCTTTGATCCGGGAAGCGCAGATTCAGGCCGCGGAGGCCACCGGCACCGGTTATGCCAGCGCGGTGGATACCGGCGATGAAACCGACATTCACCCGCTGGATAAGCGGACTATCGGGGAACGGCTGGCGCTGCGGGCACTGGCCGATACCTACGGTTGCCCGGTGGAAGGGGAAGGCCCGACCCTGGCCGAAGTTCACTTGACGGAGAATGCCGTGGAACTGCTTTTCAGTCATGCCGCCGGCCTTTTCGCCCGCGGCGAACCGGCCGGATTTGAATTGGCCGGAGCCGACGGAACATTCCGGCAAGCCGCCGCCCGGATCGCCGGCAACCGGGTATTGCTGTCGTTTCCGGACGGCAACCGGCCCTGCCGGGTGCGCTATGCCTGGAGCGAAAACGCCCGGGAGGCGAATTGTTATAACGGCGCCGGACTGCCGATGGTGCCCTTCCGGGCACCTTGC
- a CDS encoding IS110 family transposase: MTSFVGVDLHRNNFTYCIRVNGEERKIGKCEITELKGFAAMLGPNTAMAVEATGNTFMFCSSLKAHVGRLVVVNPSQFKVISMSTKKTDKHDAKVLAEFLEKDMLPEVRVKDDLQAKISSLTQTREKLVQLRTVLKNKVNNLLAANFIVLKREELSTEKGLLKALSYHFDPITDTEMLVVVEQIRSLNKSIEKLDKAIEDHGSKMDGFDNLKSIKGIGSKGAAILLATIGNIADFRSAKQLAAYIGIVPRVSNSNDTVCHGRITKSGSKIARTALVQCALIAKRYSPYLNAFHESVKSRRGGAKANIALARKFLDIVYRTLKNNWMFENFTQFKLVKN; the protein is encoded by the coding sequence ATGACAAGTTTTGTTGGAGTGGATTTGCACCGGAACAATTTTACTTATTGCATCCGGGTAAATGGGGAAGAACGGAAAATCGGCAAGTGTGAGATTACCGAACTGAAGGGCTTTGCCGCAATGCTCGGTCCGAACACGGCGATGGCGGTGGAGGCGACCGGAAATACGTTCATGTTTTGCAGCTCGCTGAAAGCTCATGTCGGGCGACTGGTGGTGGTGAATCCATCACAGTTCAAAGTCATCAGCATGTCCACCAAAAAGACGGACAAACATGACGCAAAAGTGTTGGCGGAGTTCCTGGAAAAGGATATGCTTCCGGAGGTAAGAGTGAAAGACGATTTGCAGGCGAAAATTTCAAGTCTGACGCAGACCAGGGAAAAACTGGTTCAGTTGCGTACCGTATTGAAAAACAAAGTCAACAATCTGTTAGCAGCTAACTTCATCGTGCTGAAACGGGAAGAACTGTCCACGGAGAAAGGGCTTTTGAAAGCATTGAGTTATCACTTCGACCCGATCACCGACACGGAAATGCTGGTGGTTGTCGAACAGATTCGCAGTCTGAACAAAAGCATTGAAAAACTGGATAAGGCGATTGAGGATCACGGCAGCAAGATGGACGGCTTCGACAACCTGAAATCCATCAAGGGAATCGGCTCGAAAGGTGCGGCGATCCTGTTGGCAACCATCGGCAATATCGCTGATTTCCGATCGGCAAAGCAGTTGGCCGCTTATATCGGAATCGTCCCCAGAGTGAGCAATTCAAATGACACGGTTTGCCACGGAAGAATCACGAAGAGCGGCAGCAAGATCGCCAGAACCGCTTTGGTGCAATGCGCTTTGATCGCCAAACGCTACAGCCCGTATCTCAATGCCTTTCATGAATCGGTAAAAAGTCGGCGGGGAGGTGCGAAAGCCAATATCGCCTTGGCTCGCAAATTCCTCGATATCGTGTATAGAACATTAAAAAACAATTGGATGTTTGAGAATTTTACTCAATTCAAGCTCGTAAAAAATTGA
- a CDS encoding IS4 family transposase gives MKNTSVSLFRQVLDLIPKREFEEIVMKHNGDKRKQSFDSWAHFVSMIFCQLAQANSLREICGGLKTCGGKLNHLGVESAPTKSNLSYANAHRSPKMFGDIFHMLLGHCHAIAPRHEFSFPKKLYSLDATLIELCVKVFPWATYRQTKGAIKLNMLLDHDGHLPVFVDFTNGDVHEVNSARRMELPRDSMVVCDRGYVDFSMLYKWNLSGVDFVTRLKTNTTYDIPEYDVKQYPGTVLSDEVIFLRGSQDKYPERLRKVVVCDVENHRTLTLLTNNFELDAQTIGDIYKARWQIESFFKMLKQNFKIKTFIGTSENAVRIQVWTALIAILLTKYLKFLSKAQWHFSTLVTFLKWNLFVYRDLRQWLDQPFTKPPEPESFQPEFAF, from the coding sequence ATGAAGAATACATCAGTCAGTCTTTTTCGTCAAGTGTTGGATTTGATACCGAAGCGAGAATTTGAAGAAATAGTCATGAAACACAATGGAGACAAGCGAAAACAGTCCTTTGACAGTTGGGCACATTTTGTGTCGATGATCTTCTGCCAGTTGGCGCAGGCCAATAGTCTGCGAGAGATTTGCGGAGGTTTGAAAACCTGTGGAGGCAAATTGAATCATCTTGGAGTGGAATCCGCTCCAACCAAATCCAACTTGTCGTACGCCAATGCCCATCGCTCTCCGAAAATGTTCGGCGATATTTTCCATATGCTTCTGGGACACTGCCATGCAATTGCGCCACGGCATGAGTTTTCGTTTCCCAAGAAACTTTACAGTCTCGACGCAACGCTGATTGAGCTTTGCGTTAAAGTTTTTCCATGGGCAACCTATCGGCAAACCAAAGGGGCAATCAAGCTCAATATGCTGTTGGATCACGATGGTCATCTTCCCGTGTTCGTTGATTTCACCAATGGAGATGTTCATGAGGTAAACAGCGCCAGACGAATGGAACTCCCGCGTGACAGCATGGTGGTTTGTGATCGCGGATACGTTGATTTTTCCATGCTGTATAAATGGAATCTCTCCGGTGTGGATTTTGTCACGCGCCTCAAGACCAATACGACCTACGACATCCCGGAATACGATGTCAAGCAATATCCCGGAACCGTTTTGAGCGATGAAGTCATTTTTCTGCGTGGTTCGCAAGACAAATATCCGGAACGTCTCCGCAAAGTGGTCGTCTGCGATGTGGAAAACCATCGGACATTGACCTTGCTAACCAACAATTTTGAGCTGGACGCACAAACGATCGGCGACATCTATAAGGCTCGCTGGCAAATCGAAAGCTTTTTCAAGATGCTCAAGCAGAACTTCAAGATCAAAACGTTTATCGGCACCAGCGAAAATGCGGTTCGGATTCAAGTTTGGACAGCGCTTATCGCTATTTTGCTGACCAAGTACCTGAAGTTTTTGTCGAAAGCGCAATGGCATTTTTCAACCCTGGTCACTTTCCTGAAATGGAATCTATTTGTTTACCGCGACTTGCGCCAATGGCTGGATCAACCATTTACCAAACCACCGGAGCCGGAATCATTTCAACCAGAGTTCGCTTTTTAG
- a CDS encoding transposase, translating to MAPLFSPFQKFVRTGVLVTNLDDDGQYLYEKVYCARGEMENRIKEQQLDLFADRTSCHDFMTNQFRLLLSSPAYILMEHFRALLLTETEFAETACGSIRLYLVKIGAIVRRNTRKIYVALSSTYPNQELLHLIAVKIIVRE from the coding sequence TTGGCTCCACTTTTTTCACCCTTTCAAAAGTTTGTTAGGACAGGCGTGCTCGTCACCAATCTTGACGATGACGGACAATATCTTTATGAAAAAGTCTATTGCGCCCGCGGAGAGATGGAAAACCGGATCAAGGAGCAACAACTTGACCTTTTTGCCGATCGGACGAGTTGTCATGATTTTATGACAAACCAGTTCCGGCTTCTGCTTTCAAGTCCGGCCTATATTCTCATGGAGCATTTTCGGGCATTGTTGCTGACTGAAACTGAATTTGCCGAGACTGCCTGCGGCAGTATTCGGTTATACCTGGTGAAAATCGGCGCCATTGTTCGACGGAATACCAGAAAAATTTATGTTGCTCTTTCAAGTACTTATCCAAATCAGGAACTCCTGCACTTGATTGCTGTGAAAATCATCGTTAGGGAATAA
- a CDS encoding IS1380 family transposase — protein MTKCNVSIPVFQGPKSRKIEFNFAGGDISSDGGLLFVKEFDRKLGFTRRAGNLLDSFDIRQPGKVEHSYLSMLRQRVFGLVAGHEDLNDHHELRTDPLIQTVVGRDRQLATPSTLCRFENGIDRRACVDLSRLFVEFFIESFSTPPRELILDFDATDDLTYGMQENRFFHGYYDHYCFLPLYVFCGDQLLVAYLRPSKIDAAKHAWAILSLLVKRFRQKWPKVKIIFRGDSGFCRQKMLNWSHLS, from the coding sequence ATGACAAAATGTAATGTTTCGATTCCGGTCTTTCAAGGTCCGAAAAGCAGAAAAATTGAATTCAATTTCGCCGGTGGAGATATCAGCAGTGACGGCGGGTTGCTTTTTGTGAAAGAATTCGACCGCAAACTCGGTTTTACCCGGCGCGCCGGTAACCTGCTGGATTCTTTTGATATTCGACAGCCCGGAAAAGTTGAGCATTCCTATCTGAGCATGCTTCGTCAACGAGTTTTTGGTTTGGTTGCCGGCCATGAAGATCTCAATGACCATCATGAATTGCGAACTGATCCGCTGATTCAAACTGTTGTCGGTCGTGATCGTCAACTCGCCACTCCAAGCACTTTATGTCGATTCGAAAATGGAATCGATCGTCGTGCTTGCGTAGATTTGAGCCGATTGTTTGTCGAATTCTTTATCGAAAGTTTCTCCACGCCGCCTCGAGAATTGATTCTTGATTTCGATGCTACCGATGACCTCACTTACGGGATGCAGGAAAATCGCTTTTTTCATGGCTATTATGACCACTATTGCTTTTTGCCGTTGTATGTTTTCTGCGGGGATCAATTACTTGTGGCTTATTTGCGTCCATCAAAAATTGATGCGGCCAAGCATGCCTGGGCGATTCTCTCGCTACTGGTAAAGCGCTTTCGGCAGAAATGGCCGAAGGTTAAGATTATTTTCCGGGGAGACAGTGGCTTTTGCCGGCAGAAAATGCTGAACTGGTCACACCTGTCCTAA
- a CDS encoding trehalase family glycosidase gives MRFLTGLTTLAAASFGCWANASQPDPLTAPEATEIAVNGVFSEELEKQFYDGALAIARKKIAEGEEFRRSHPETAAKILPRLATGGGFGGLFVWDTAFCVLWAKYDADELPVTTSLDNFYRLQRDDGFICREFQADGTPCWGSEHPMSWNPPILAWAEWELFQSGVTDAGRLKKVYPALKKNHEFCRKTYRRPDGLYFSDALGGGMDNLPRLPIGKPYDLDAGIRFKQEYACEGFQDWAKSLEDIPLYNWNKQMGWIDTSSQMALNALNLSKIAEAIGETADAAAFRQEHAALAEAINDKCYDPERSFYFDYYDGEVIPRYHIGALWTLIAEVVPPERLPGVLAVINDPAKFNRPVPFPCLAADEPEYDPENGYWLGSSWPCTTYMALRGLQAVGEEALARQYARRYYNACLNLYLKTDTIWENISPEQCDQPKQAAGSDFCGWGALAPIAVYREFIQDK, from the coding sequence ATGAGATTTTTGACCGGTTTAACCACACTGGCAGCCGCTTCTTTCGGCTGCTGGGCAAACGCCTCCCAACCAGACCCGTTGACCGCCCCGGAAGCAACTGAAATTGCCGTTAACGGTGTTTTTTCCGAGGAATTGGAAAAACAATTCTACGACGGCGCACTCGCCATCGCCAGGAAGAAAATTGCCGAAGGTGAAGAATTCCGGCGCAGCCATCCGGAAACCGCCGCGAAAATTCTGCCCCGTTTGGCGACCGGCGGCGGTTTCGGCGGCCTGTTCGTCTGGGACACCGCATTCTGTGTCCTGTGGGCCAAATACGACGCCGACGAATTGCCGGTGACCACTTCGCTGGACAATTTCTACAGGCTGCAGCGGGACGACGGTTTCATCTGCCGGGAATTTCAGGCCGACGGCACGCCGTGCTGGGGGTCCGAACATCCGATGTCATGGAATCCGCCAATCCTGGCCTGGGCGGAATGGGAGTTGTTCCAAAGCGGCGTCACCGATGCCGGACGGTTGAAAAAAGTTTATCCGGCTTTGAAGAAAAATCATGAATTCTGCCGGAAAACCTACCGGCGGCCGGACGGTCTCTATTTCAGCGACGCGTTGGGCGGCGGCATGGACAACCTGCCGCGGCTGCCGATCGGCAAACCGTACGACCTCGACGCCGGCATCCGTTTCAAACAGGAATACGCCTGCGAAGGATTCCAGGACTGGGCCAAAAGCCTGGAAGATATTCCTCTTTACAATTGGAACAAGCAGATGGGCTGGATCGACACCAGCAGCCAGATGGCGCTGAACGCCCTCAATCTGAGCAAAATCGCCGAAGCGATCGGCGAAACGGCCGACGCCGCAGCGTTCCGGCAGGAACATGCCGCGCTGGCGGAGGCGATCAACGACAAATGTTACGATCCGGAACGCAGCTTCTACTTCGATTACTACGACGGGGAAGTCATCCCGCGTTACCACATCGGCGCGTTGTGGACCTTGATCGCCGAAGTGGTGCCGCCGGAACGGCTGCCCGGCGTCCTCGCCGTCATCAACGACCCGGCCAAATTCAACCGGCCGGTCCCCTTCCCCTGCCTCGCCGCCGATGAGCCGGAATACGATCCGGAAAACGGCTACTGGCTCGGTTCTTCCTGGCCCTGTACGACTTACATGGCATTGCGCGGACTGCAGGCAGTCGGTGAAGAAGCCCTGGCTCGGCAATATGCCCGGCGTTATTATAACGCCTGTTTGAATCTTTACCTGAAAACCGATACGATCTGGGAAAACATCTCGCCGGAACAGTGCGATCAGCCCAAACAGGCGGCCGGCAGCGATTTCTGCGGTTGGGGCGCTTTAGCGCCGATCGCCGTTTACCGTGAATTCATTCAAGATAAATGA
- a CDS encoding class I SAM-dependent methyltransferase has protein sequence MTDQTAYWDSVAGSKQFTIAFDPAFFQSHFQSDAAILDFGCGYGRTLLELAALGFHRLAGCDCSGEMLKLAGRALPQAELRQNTGGNIPFPDASFDVVLLLAVLTAIPEDATQAQLMAEIDRVLKPGGMLYLSDFLLNDDERNRARYAAGGEPYGVFTLPDGARLRHHRLDYLLALTSRFRCSAPELTTHRTMNGHTSNGVHLAGRKID, from the coding sequence ATGACCGACCAAACCGCTTATTGGGATTCCGTCGCCGGCAGTAAACAATTCACGATCGCTTTCGATCCGGCCTTCTTTCAATCGCATTTTCAATCGGATGCCGCAATCCTGGATTTCGGCTGCGGCTACGGCCGGACGCTGCTGGAGCTGGCGGCGCTCGGCTTTCACCGGCTGGCCGGCTGCGATTGTTCCGGCGAAATGCTGAAACTGGCCGGCCGGGCCCTGCCGCAGGCGGAGCTCCGGCAAAACACCGGCGGCAACATCCCCTTTCCGGATGCGTCATTCGACGTTGTACTGCTGCTGGCGGTACTGACCGCCATCCCGGAAGACGCCACCCAGGCGCAATTAATGGCGGAAATCGACCGGGTTTTGAAGCCGGGCGGCATGCTTTACCTGAGCGATTTCCTGCTGAACGACGATGAGCGCAACCGGGCCCGTTATGCCGCCGGCGGCGAACCGTACGGCGTTTTCACGCTGCCGGACGGCGCCAGGCTGCGCCACCACCGGCTGGACTACCTGCTGGCACTGACCAGCCGCTTCCGCTGTTCGGCGCCGGAATTGACCACCCACCGGACGATGAACGGCCACACCTCCAACGGGGTGCACCTGGCCGGCCGGAAAATCGACTGA
- a CDS encoding NAD(+) synthase: MFGYYRLAAAVPNLRVADPAFNARQIIGQLAEAAAAGAGTVVFPELSVTGYSCGDLFFQTALQKAAAQELASLARATVEHPVIAIVGLPVLIGSRLYNVAAVLQNGRVQALVPKTQLPNYREFAEKRYFSAGASLDGRTVRLDAFDYDIPAGTDLLFDGGGNFQFGVELCEDLWCVVPPSCRQALNGAKLLFNLAACTEAPGKAAGRRERVVQQSRRCSAGYLFASAGIDESSTDTVHAGHALIAANGELLAENDRFQRSGSLIYADIDVDRLNNIRLSDTSFNDQPAGTGCRRIMLGSVPEAPDWHYASLVRQPFVPPPGPAQTEQLQDIVAIQCAGLAKRFLHTRAERLILGVSGGLDSTLALLIGCQTLQLLELPNDRLLALTLPGFGTSSRTYHNATALCRQLGVELREISIRDACLQHFRDIGHDPALTDTTYENAQARERTQILMDVANQQNGLLLGTGDLSEIALGWSTYNGDHMSMYAVNASIPKTLIPALLTHLGGSGGEAVAAILRDIIDTPVSPELLPTDGDGNLQQKTEELIGPYELHDFFLYHFINFNAEPAKLEALARQAFDGIYPAGQIRRSLKLFLQRFFRQQFKRSCSPDGPKAGSISLSPRAGYKMPSDASPDAWLAGLEQ; the protein is encoded by the coding sequence ATGTTCGGCTATTATCGTCTCGCCGCCGCGGTCCCCAACCTGCGGGTCGCCGATCCGGCATTCAATGCCCGCCAAATCATCGGCCAGCTTGCCGAGGCAGCCGCGGCCGGAGCGGGCACCGTCGTCTTTCCGGAGTTGTCCGTCACCGGTTACAGTTGCGGCGATCTGTTTTTTCAGACCGCGCTGCAGAAAGCCGCGGCGCAGGAGCTGGCCAGCCTTGCCCGCGCCACCGTGGAACACCCCGTCATCGCCATCGTCGGCCTGCCGGTGCTGATCGGCAGCAGACTCTACAATGTCGCGGCCGTGCTGCAGAACGGCCGGGTGCAGGCGCTGGTGCCGAAAACGCAACTGCCCAATTACCGCGAATTTGCCGAAAAACGTTATTTTTCGGCCGGCGCCTCGCTGGACGGCCGAACCGTCCGGCTCGACGCCTTCGATTACGACATCCCGGCCGGCACCGATTTGTTATTCGACGGCGGCGGCAACTTTCAGTTCGGCGTCGAACTCTGCGAGGACCTCTGGTGCGTCGTACCGCCGAGCTGCCGCCAGGCGCTCAACGGGGCCAAACTGCTCTTCAACCTCGCCGCCTGTACCGAAGCGCCCGGCAAAGCCGCCGGACGGCGGGAGCGCGTCGTCCAGCAGAGCCGGCGCTGCAGCGCCGGTTACCTCTTCGCCTCCGCCGGCATCGACGAATCGAGCACCGACACCGTCCACGCCGGCCACGCCCTGATCGCCGCCAACGGCGAACTGCTGGCCGAGAACGACCGCTTCCAGCGGTCCGGATCGCTCATCTACGCGGACATCGATGTCGACCGTTTGAACAACATCCGGTTGAGCGACACGTCGTTCAACGATCAACCGGCCGGGACCGGCTGCCGCCGGATCATGCTCGGCAGCGTGCCGGAAGCGCCGGACTGGCACTACGCATCCCTCGTCCGGCAGCCGTTCGTCCCGCCGCCCGGTCCCGCCCAAACGGAGCAACTGCAGGATATCGTCGCAATCCAGTGCGCCGGGCTGGCCAAGCGCTTCCTCCATACCCGCGCCGAACGTCTGATTCTGGGCGTTTCCGGCGGCCTCGATTCCACGCTGGCGCTGCTGATCGGCTGCCAAACGCTCCAACTGCTCGAACTGCCGAACGACCGGCTGCTGGCGTTGACCCTGCCCGGTTTCGGCACCAGCAGCCGGACCTACCACAACGCCACCGCGCTCTGCCGCCAACTCGGCGTCGAACTGCGGGAAATTTCGATCAGGGACGCCTGCCTGCAGCATTTCCGGGACATCGGCCATGATCCGGCCTTGACCGATACCACCTATGAAAACGCCCAGGCGCGGGAACGCACCCAGATTCTGATGGATGTGGCCAACCAGCAAAACGGTCTGCTGCTCGGCACCGGCGATCTGTCGGAAATTGCGCTGGGCTGGTCAACCTACAACGGCGATCACATGTCGATGTACGCCGTCAACGCTTCGATCCCGAAGACGCTGATTCCGGCGCTGCTGACTCACCTGGGCGGCAGCGGAGGAGAAGCCGTCGCCGCCATCCTGCGGGATATCATCGACACGCCGGTCAGTCCGGAGCTGCTGCCGACCGACGGCGACGGCAACCTGCAGCAGAAAACCGAAGAGCTGATCGGGCCGTATGAGCTGCATGACTTCTTCCTGTACCATTTCATCAATTTCAATGCCGAGCCGGCCAAACTCGAAGCGCTGGCGCGCCAGGCGTTCGACGGCATTTACCCGGCCGGCCAAATCCGTCGCAGTCTGAAACTGTTTCTGCAGCGTTTCTTTCGCCAGCAGTTCAAACGCAGTTGTTCACCGGACGGACCGAAAGCCGGCAGCATTTCGCTGTCGCCGCGGGCCGGTTACAAAATGCCTTCCGACGCGTCGCCCGATGCCTGGCTGGCCGGACTGGAGCAGTGA
- the ispH gene encoding 4-hydroxy-3-methylbut-2-enyl diphosphate reductase, producing MLRKIYLAEPRGFCAGVRRALECVDSVLARNSSRPLYVLHEIVHNDIIVGELKRRGVEFVESPELLPDGSTLIYSAHGVSLAIEQAAARRHLQVIDASCPLVKSIHRKARRWQAAGVQVILIGHAGHPEVIGTLGQAPGIWLANSAAAVAKLPAAPDKPVRYLTQSTLSAEEVAPVLAALRRRYPALAGGGDICYATRNRQRAVRQLCEMVEAVVVIGSAHSSNSTRLKQLVEICGRHGYLVNCAAELPLAELADFETVGISAGASAPEYLVAETVELLRREFQVEVATVVTAAERVEFPLPDF from the coding sequence TTGTTGCGAAAGATTTATCTGGCGGAGCCGCGCGGGTTTTGCGCCGGCGTCCGGCGGGCGTTGGAATGCGTCGATTCGGTATTGGCGCGAAATTCCTCCCGGCCGCTGTATGTCCTGCATGAAATCGTTCACAATGATATCATCGTCGGGGAGTTGAAGCGGCGCGGCGTCGAATTTGTCGAATCGCCGGAATTGTTGCCGGACGGTTCGACGCTGATTTACAGCGCCCACGGCGTCAGCCTGGCTATAGAACAGGCCGCCGCCCGGCGCCATTTGCAGGTGATTGATGCGAGCTGCCCGTTGGTCAAATCGATTCACCGCAAGGCCCGCCGCTGGCAGGCGGCCGGCGTTCAGGTCATCCTGATCGGCCATGCCGGTCATCCGGAAGTGATCGGCACGCTGGGACAGGCGCCCGGCATCTGGCTGGCGAACTCGGCTGCGGCGGTTGCGAAGCTGCCGGCGGCGCCGGACAAACCGGTGCGTTACCTGACCCAGAGCACGCTGAGTGCGGAAGAGGTTGCGCCGGTGCTGGCGGCGTTGCGGCGGCGTTATCCGGCGCTTGCCGGCGGCGGCGACATTTGCTATGCCACCCGCAACCGGCAGCGGGCGGTTCGGCAGCTTTGCGAGATGGTCGAGGCGGTGGTGGTCATCGGATCTGCCCACAGTTCCAATTCGACCCGGTTGAAGCAACTGGTGGAAATCTGCGGCCGGCACGGATATCTGGTCAACTGTGCGGCGGAGCTGCCGTTGGCGGAGCTGGCCGATTTTGAGACGGTGGGTATCAGCGCCGGAGCGTCGGCGCCGGAATATCTGGTCGCCGAGACGGTCGAACTGTTGCGGCGGGAATTTCAGGTGGAAGTGGCCACTGTGGTTACGGCAGCGGAGCGGGTGGAGTTTCCGCTGCCGGATTTTTAA